A genomic window from Pecten maximus chromosome 2, xPecMax1.1, whole genome shotgun sequence includes:
- the LOC117321497 gene encoding barH-like 2 homeobox protein, which translates to MTLNLIKNDRMASSVDAVSSSSSSPIPRVNDEVDCHSDKSDSENERVCKNSDAPSDTDRVSVPSVIDRQEISLDSNIPETHTRLSDTNGPLVSPPRRSFFITDILSEGHRERTQTFSAFRPLRVPSRYLSSHSSLNTEAIAKHNFVNFASLGRTGNADEYRNDTVDDKDDDEDDSDDASTDILEEDKKEDGSSDQQTDSVTGLMKPKKPRKARTAFTDHQLNSLEKTFERQKYLSVQDRMELAAKLNLTDTQVKTWYQNRRTKWKRQTAVGLELLAEAGNYAAVQRLLQTNPYWFTYHPQAAGIISNIDALYYRHGESSMTPQRPTLPRMFIHGLQQHVNHISTPPPIYSENRS; encoded by the exons ATGACACTAAATCTGATAAAAAACGACCGAATGGCTTCTTCAGTGGACGCGGTGAGTTCTTCATCTTCATCCCCAATACCTAGAGTAAATGATGAGGTTGATTGTCATTCTGATAAATCTGACTCTGAAAACGAAAGAGTTTGCAAAAATAGCGATGCCCCCAGTGATACGGACCGTGTGTCAGTGCCGTCAGTAATTGACCGACAGGAAATTTCTTTGGATTCTAACATTCCAGAAACACATACAAGACTTAGTGACACAAATGGACCTTTAGTAAGTCCACCGAGGAGATCTTTTTTTATCACAGACATTTTATCAGAAGGACATCGAGAACGGACACAGACATTCTCGGCATTTCGACCTCTAAGAGTGCCGAGTCGATACTTATCGTCACATAGTTCTCTGAACACCGAGGCTATTGCTAAACACAATTTTGTAAACTTTGCATCTCTGGGTAGAACCGGCAACGCCGATGAGTATCGTAATGATACAGTCGATGACAAAGATGACGATGAAGATGATAGTGATGATGCTAGTACAGATATACTAGaagaag acAAAAAGGAAGATGGATCTTCTGATCAGCAAACAGATTCTGTAACTGGATTAATGAAACCAAAGAAGCCCAGAAAGGCACGAACGGCTTTCACTGATCACCAATTAAACAGCttggaaaaaacatttgaacGACAGAAATATCTTAGTGTCCAAGATAGGATGGAACTTGCCGCTAAACTCAATCTCACTGACACCCAAGTAAAGACATGGTACCAGAACAGAAG GACAAAATGGAAGCGACAGACAGCCGTGGGCTTAGAGCTTCTAGCGGAGGCGGGTAACTACGCGGCAGTCCAACGTTTGTTACAGACAAATCCCTACTGGTTCACATATCATCCTCAGGCGGCAGGAATCATCTCTAATATTGACGCTTTGTACTATCGCCATGGTGAAAGTTCAATGACTCCACAGCGCCCAACATTGCCCAGAATGTTTATCCATGGCCTACAGCAGCATGTTAACCATATTTCAACGCCTCCTCCGATTTATTCTGAAAACCGAAGTTGA